The genome window TTTTTGACTTTTTTCGGCTCAATCTATATGATTTTTCATAGCCTTGAAAAATTCTTCATTTCTCATTTTCCCACTTGGTTTTTGGGTTTGTGTTAAAACTTAAAAGCATAAAACTTTTgttgatctcttgcctataagtcCAAAGTAATGCCAAGTGTTCCTGTGCAAGCCATGTTTTAGAACAACTACACCTGCTGCATTAAAGATGCAGATCCCTTGTGATGGGAAGTATCATTTGTGGAAACACCATAGAGGGGAATGTGTACAAATACAATAAATTtcaggaatatgtgcaaatgcaataTGCCCATCAACACAAGTATGTTGAATGGTATATATGCCAAAACGTAATCCTTCTTTTCTCTCTGTGGTGGAGGAAGAAATTTGATACTGCTTTTCACAGAGTTTTGTTTGCAATAATGGAATTAGTTTCTGTATCATTTTTTTGGCACAACATCAGATAGGATTTTATGTGGTTGTTAAAAACACTTTCATTACTTTGTTTGGCCTACAGAAACTGGATACATTTTGTGATAGATTTTTTGTATGAGGTGAAGTCAATTAGAAGAAGATGGAGCTGTTTGTTAATTATCTTGAACCAAATGTCATCACAAAaagattcaaatcattgcaaggcACCGTTCATTAATATGGTTCATAGTGACAAATAACATGTCTGAGATTGCTTCAAGTACTGGAGATTTTGCTAAGATGAATGGTAAGAACATGTCGAGTCCCTAAAAATAAGTGGTGATGTGGTATTCTTAAGATGAAATAGCTATATTTTTTTGTTGGCAATGTGTTTGCTATCATTTGTTCACTCATGGCCTTTCATTTTCAGCAAGTCCTGGCATTATAATTCTACCATGTAATTAATTGTTATCAAACTTGTTAACATTATGAATCCATTATTACAAGTTCATCTCTTGTTAACTTATTTCAAATACATCATTTAACATGGCAGACTGCGGGAAAAATGATCCTGAGCTTAGCAAGGAGATGGAGAAGCATTTTGTGGATCTCCTTACGGAGGAACTAAAGCTACAAGAGGCTGTTGCTCAGGAACATGCCCACCACATGAATGCAACCCTTGTCGATGCCAAAAGATTGGCTTCTCAATACCAGAAAGAGGCCGAGAAGTGCATTGCTGCAACGGAGATCTGTGAGGAGGCAAGAGAGCGAGCCGAGGCAGCCCTGAGGAAGGAAAAGAAGATTACAGCAATGTGGGAGCGGCGGGCCCGTCAACTCGGCTGGCAGGAAGCATAGTTCtcaatttattttcttttcttctgctgCTTGCCCATTTCAAGTCATCTTACTGGTATTTATATCATAGCAACAATCAAACCGGAGAAAGGAGGTGCCACGGTTATCTAAAATGTTGTTCGTGTTTGAACGAGTTTGTCTGAAAACTAATATGCTGCAGCTAAACTCCGTAGAAAAGATTCAGTTATTTCAGTGATATGGGAAAAGTCATTTCCATCTGTTGTTGCTTCTCCTATCAATTTCCATGACTATTAAGTTGTACAGTGGGGTGGCTTTGGTGCTTTTGATTTCATCTTATGAATGGTGGCAATAGATGAACTTTCTCTGTTTGTTCATCATCCATAATAATGTAGCATGAGTATGAGACTAACTATAAACTTGTTATTCCTAACATTGGTAAAATGTTATGAAATAATCACCTTGACAGGGTAGTTGGTTTGCATCAAATCTTTTGACTATTCTTAAGTGCATGCATGctcatatcattttaaataatttttttattttattttctatcaaattgatatctaattattcataaataaaaatattttttttctttaactttacGTATCtatctcaatattctcatctcgataatataattttttttgtatatattctttttttattgCTCAACACTCGGATTCATAAAACACTATTAGTcccataattattttataattttttttatctcaaatgtATTTGATGATCACACAGGACTCCAAACACCCCTCGTTATTTTAACCATCCtatttttattctataaataatatttttatcgatctctttattttgttgaataattgattcaaGATACCTAAAGTTTTTATTGAAAGATGACTTCTTATCCatccaatttaattatattttcttatttatttttagaatcactaagattatattttatatattcaagtTTGATCTCACTTAATTAAAACCTTTAATTCTAACTCTATAACTCAAGTTTATAGTTAATTTTACTTAGGCTTTCATCAGCAAATAACATATGCTACGAAGGTTTATTACATAAGTgactaataattttatttattattaatgtgAAAAAGTAGGGATTTAGTACGGATCCTTCTTATAATCCTATGCTAATAGACATATTCCCTATAATTTAATACTAAAACTACATTATCATAAAAAtctttaataatatcaataaattatatataaatcttTTTTTTGCTCCCTATATatttctattaattattttaataaataaatatcttttatGATTGATCTTTTaagtataaaatcaaattaatttttatatatatttatttttaatcttatcttACTTTCGATAACTTTTTCTTAAAGTTTTATAGTATAACTCCTCACTTCAATTCCTTTATAAATTACATAATTTTATATGTcacccttatttttataaattggtaCTGAAAAACTCTTTCTTCATTCAATAATCATTCTTATgaatcttatgattttattaaataagatagTTAATTAGGCTACTCTAGTTCCTAATTTTTTTCAAGCCTCAACCCAACACTAAGCTTTTcagtttttttaatttcttttactTCATTAGCTTTACTTTTATGAATAAAttcatgattattaaatctatcactattatttattattaaatctaatcctgtataaaatatttattaaataatatataaacataattttttatctttcccaATCTTGTTATGTTTAACAAGTATTCTTTGATCATCATTTTTAATGTATCTAATATTATTTCAATTCTTACGTTTTCTTTTTCTGGCCTtactaatttaatatatatatctttttcaccatCTTGAGTActcattttattataaaaattatcataagttttatatCTTAATATCCTAATCACTTTTTTAACAttttttttagattctttatatcttttttatttttataatttttgttaatctttaaaatatgatttttttttagtagAGTTAATTTTTGAACTTTCATTCACCACATCTAATTCTCTCTTAAAAGTTATCCCTCTATTTAGTTTCACCAAGAATATCCTTTTTTATGCTCCTAATCTTATTGATTAGTCATCGTagtctaaataatattaatattatcttcaTTTAAATTCCAAGTCATCACCCTTTTCCACCTCTTCTTAAAAGTGTTTATattgtcatttttaaaatttcaccatataattttactaaaattTTTACTATCTTTTTTCTTACATTCATacaaataattttatcttttctagtaagaaaaaaatttatttgactatAGTTATGACCGCttttataaataatcaaataatCAAGTTCACATGAgatgaatataatatatatatatatatatatatatatatatatatatatatatatatataatctaaaatcACACTAACTTCTTCACTTCTATCGTCACAACGAATCTTTTTATATTCATCGTTCCGAACATGATCATTTAAATATCCTTCAATTATAAAAATTTAGTTatagatattaaaaaataataaatactaaATAAACCAAATAATACATGATGCATTTATTTCAGCATAAAATTCGCTTACTGACATAGACAATATACACCTTCATTGTATAGAAAGGTTTAAAAACTCTAATGGTATATATTCAAATCCTTTATGAGCAGGAAATAGGAGATTAATGCTGAATGATGTACATCCATCTCCTGGTGTGGACAGGAAGCACTGATCATTTTGAGCATCTCTCAAATCTGTCACTGCAGATATCTTGATAAAACTACAGGAGGAACAAACTTGATGAGAATTTGAGAAGACTGTTCAATGAACATTGGAATGGGTTGATCACCTACATTTATGTGAAGAACAACTCTGATGTTACCAACCCAAGCTGAAGATTAACTTTGTTCTGTGGGCAAACAACAATAAAACAAGCCAACCATAACCACATCCAATAAGAAACAATCACCTGCACCACTCAAGAAGTTCCAAACCCCCTTGACGCATCAATTGAAATCACATAAAATCACTCTTCACACACATGAAATGGACACAGGAATCATTCACAGAAAGCAGTGATTTCATTTAAACTTGTTGCCTCATGTCAGCAACAGATTTGTGGTCAGCTTTATAATGCCTCGTATCACAAGAACCTCCAAGACCAGTAACTAATTCACTGGTTATCTGAGCCTCCCACATTATCTTCAAGATCTTGAGTATCTCGATGATACATGAAACAAACAAATAGTGCAAAGCCTGCCATAGAAACCATATAGAAACAAGGTGCTACTTGGTGACAAAGTTGCACCATATGAtctgcatggcatacatgataagcACAACCAGTGGAGGATCTCACAGCTCTATAGACAAAGGACCTCTGATTCTATTGATTAATAACCAGCAGGCATAGCAATGCATAGCAATTACTAACATGTGGTTTTGAACAATGCATAGCAATTACTATTTTAAACTTTAATTATCAATTTATGTTCCAAGATTTGTGACAACAAAATTCCGTCTCTGCCACCTATATTTTATCTAATGATAGTCCCAACCATCTACAGAGCAAAGAACATCAAAAGCAATGGCAGATTGAATCTTTTACCTCGAAAGCTAACTACATAATAATACAATCTTCTCTACTGGACAACAGCAAGAAGAATCCTAACTAACCAGAGATGTCACATGCAAGCACCTAGAGGATAAAAGTCGCATCCAGTATCACTATCCATCAAGCTAAGTTCATCCCTTTCCTGCATAGCACATATAGCAACTTGACAATCAAGAATAATAACACAAATATGAAAAtttgcaaaa of Musa acuminata AAA Group cultivar baxijiao chromosome BXJ1-7, Cavendish_Baxijiao_AAA, whole genome shotgun sequence contains these proteins:
- the LOC103974435 gene encoding uncharacterized protein LOC103974435 encodes the protein MSSAARPSGACLKCLLVVFAVASALCVSGPALYWRFKKGFASTQSLSSSSHPGCAPCVCDCPPPLSLDAIAPGLLNLSVTDCGKNDPELSKEMEKHFVDLLTEELKLQEAVAQEHAHHMNATLVDAKRLASQYQKEAEKCIAATEICEEARERAEAALRKEKKITAMWERRARQLGWQEA